The genomic region TACAGCGACTGGGACTTCCACCCGTGCCGCTCGCCGATCAACAACTACCAGGACCGCTACAACGTCCAGAACTGCGAGCTGGTCGGTCTGTCCGATCTGGACACCGGCAGCGACTACGTGCGCGGTGCGATCGCCGGATACCTCAACCGGCTCATCGCGATGGGCGTGGACGGGTTCCGCATCGACGCGGCCAAGCACATCGCCGCCGCCGACATGTCCGCGATCAAGTCGAGGCTGACCAACCCGAACGTGTTCTGGGTGCACGAGGTCATCTACGGCGCCGGTGAGGCGGTGCAGCCCGGCGAGTACACCGGGTCCGGTGACGTGGACGAGTTCCGCTACGCCTACGACCTCAAGCGGATCTTCACCAACGAGAACCTGGCCTACCTGCGCACGTTCGGCCAGTCGTGGGGCTTCCTGCCCAGCGGCCAGGCCAGGCCGTTCGTGGACAACTGGGACACCGAGCGCAACGGGTCGACGCTGACCTACAAGGACAACTCGACCTACACGCTGGCGAACGTGTTCATGCTCGCCTGGAACTACGGCGCGCCGCAGGTGTACTCGGGCTACGAGTTCAGCGACAAGGACGCGGGTCCGCCGGGGAACTCGGTCTGCTACAGCGGCTGGAAGTGCCAGCACGCGTGGACGCAGATCGCGAACATGGTGGCGTTCCGCAACACCGTGGCCGGCACCGACGTGAACAACTGGTGGGACAACGGCTACGACACCATCGCGTTCGGTCGCGGCAACCGCGGTTACGTGGCGATCAACCGGGAGACCTTCCCGGTGACGCGCACGTTCCAGACCGCGCTGCCCGCCGGGAGCTACTGCAACGTCCAGGAGAACGGCTGTGTGCGCGTGAACGTCGACTCGAACGGCCGGTTCACCCACACCCTGGGTGCGGGAACCGCGCTCGCCCTGCACGTGAACGCGCGTTAGCCAAGAGATGAGGCGGTGCCCGCCGCGGGAGCCTCGGCCGCGGCGGGCACCGCCTCAAGATCCGCAGGAGTCCCTGACCACCAGCTTGGTCGGCAGGACCACCGGCTCCTCCCGGCCGGCCCCGGTGACCATCGCCATGATCGCCTTGGCCGCCGCCACCCCGAACCCCGGTTTGTCCTGGGCCACCGTGGTCAGCGCGGGCTCGACCAGTGCGGCGATCTCGATGTCGTCGAACCCGACCAGCGCCAGGTCGTGCGGCACGCGCAGACCCGCGGCACGGGCGGCGAGCACCGCGCCGACCGCCATCTCGTCGCTGGCCGCGAACACCGCCGTCGGCGGCTCGTCCAACGCCAGAAGTCGTTTCATCGCAGCGGTTCCGCTGGCCCGGTAGAAGTCACCGGCCACCACGTACTCGTCACGCCACGGCAGCCCGGCGTCCTGCAGCGCCGCGCGGTACCCCGACACGCGCGCCTGCGACGGCTGGTTGCCCGGCGGCCCGGTGATCGTGGCGATCCTGGTGTGCCCGAGCCCGGCGAGATGACCGGTGGCCATCCGCGCGCCACCGGCGTTGTCCGACGTCACGTACGTCGCTTTGGGACCGTCGACCGCCACGTCCAGTGCCACGCAGGGAACTCCGGACTGCGCGAAGGCCTCGAACGCCTCGGCGTCCGACCCGCTGTCGATCAGCACCAGCCCGCCGAGGTGGTGGCGGCGGGTCATGTTCACGTACCCGACCGGGTCCGCGAGCGAGGCACCGACCTCACGGGCGTCACCGCTGGTCGCGAGCATCAGCAGGTGGTAGCCGTGCGCGCTGAGCGCCGACTTCAGCCCGATCAGCAGGTCCTGCAGGTACGGGTGCCGCCAGCCGGGCCTGCGGTGGTCGGTGTCCCAGACCAGCCCGATCATGGTGGACTGCTTGGTCGACAACGCCCGCGCGGACTCGTTCGGCTGGTAACCCAGTTCCCTGGCCACCCGCAGCACGCGTTCGCGCGTGTCCTCGTTGACCGTTTCCGGCTGGTTGAAGACGCGCGACACCGTCGCCACGGACACGCCGCAGAGCTGGGCGATCTCTCGCCCGGTCGCCATCGGCACCTCCATCTGACCGTAAGCGGTTACATAGACCCTACGAGCAGCACTTCTCCTAGTCAAACGCCTGCTTTAGTTGATCTGTTTATCGTTTTGTTACTTGACGTTCGCCGTGTAACCCCGTTGTCATAGGCGCCACACATCTTCGGCTGGCAGTTCCGCACAATCGTCGGCTCACCTGCACCAGAACCACTTTTCTCTTCAGCGCGCCCAAAATTCGACGGAGGCCTGTAAATGCGCCCCAAAGCACTCGCCATCGGCTGTGCCGTGCTGGCGACCGCCGTGGTGCTCAGCGGTTGCGGCAGCAGCACCGCGGGCGGCGGCAAGACGAAGCTGACCATCGGCCTGTTCGGCAACTTCGGCTACGCCGAGCTGCTCAAGGAGTACGCGGCCGTGCACCCGGACGTCGAGATCACCGACCGGACGGCCTCCTACTCCGACCACCACAAGAACCTCGCCGCGCACCTCGCCACCAGCAGCGGTTCCGCGGACATCGAGGCGGTCGACACCGGTTACATCAACCAGTTCAAGGCGACGCCGGACAAGTTCGTCGACCTCAACACCAAGGGCGGTGACCAGCTCAAGGACCGCTGGCTGCCGTGGAAGTGGGAGGGCTCGCTGTCCAAGGACGGCAAGCAGATCGGCTACGGCACCGACGTCGGCGGCCTCGCCATCTGCTACCGCCGCGACCTGCTGCAGAACGCCGGGCTGCCCGCCGACCGCGACCAGGTCGCCGCCATGTGGCCGACCTGGAAGGACTTCATGGCCGCCGGCAAGAAGTTCCAGAAGAAGGCGCCGGAGGGCGTGAAGTGGTTCGACGGCGGGCCGACCGTGCTCAACGCGATCGTCGGCCAGGCCTCGGTCGGCTACTACGACAAGTCCGACAAGATCGTCGTGGGTGAGAACAAGGAGGTCAAGGACGCCTGGGACCTCGTCGTCGACGGCGTGAACTCGGGCCTGTCGTCGAAGCTGCTGTTCTCCACGCCGGTGTGGAACACCGGGTTCAAGCAGGGCCAGTTCGCGACCGTGACGTGCCCGGCCTGGCAGATGGCCAAGATCAAGGACCAGGCCGGACCGGAGGCCGCGGGCAAGTGGGACGTCACGTCCGTGCCCGGCGGTGGCGGCAACTGGGGCGGCTCGTACCTCACGGTGCCGAAGTCGGGCAAGAACATCGACAAGGCCGTGGAGCTGGCGGCGTGGCTGACCGCGCCCGAGCAGCAGGCGAAGGTGTTCAAGAGCGCCGGGCTGCTGCCGTCGATCCCGAAGCTGTACGAGGACCCGTCCATCGTGGACTACAAGAACCCGTACTTCAACGACGCGCCGATCGGCAAGCTCTTCACCGACGCGGCGAAGAAGCTGAACCCGCAGTACCAGGGCCCGAAGGCCGGCGACATCCAGACCGCGATCGGCAACGCGATGCAGCGCGTGGAACAGGGCAAGCAGAACGGCGAGGACTCGTGGCGCCAGTTCGTCGGCGACGTGCAGAAGTGACGCGCTGACATGGTCTTGATGGACAAGACGGCCAGAAGGCACCGCTGGGACACGAAGTTCGCGCCCTACGGGTACGTGGCGCCGTACTTCCTGATCTTCGGTGTCTTCGGGCTGTTCCCCCTGCTCTACACCATCTGGGTGTCGATGCAGCACCGCAACCTGCTCGACGAGGGCGGCGCGTACGTCGTCTGGTTCGACAACTACGGCAAGCTGCTGGCGGACCCGTACTTCTGGAACGCCATGGGCAACACGCTCAGCCTGTGGCTGCTCACGACGGTGCCGCAGATCCTGTTCGCGCTGTTCATCGCCCAGCTGCTCAACCGCAAGGTCCGCACCCGCACGCTGTTCCGGATGGGCGTGATCCTGCCGAACATCACCTCGGTGGCGGCGGTGACGATCATCTTCGCGCAGCTGTTCGGCCGGGACTTCGGCCTGTTCAACTGGGTGCTGGGCCTCTTCGGCGCCGGGCAGATCGACTGGCAGGCGGGCACCGCCACCTCGCACATCGCGATCGCCGTGATGGTGGTGTGGCGCTGGACCGGCTACCACGCGCTGATCTTCCTCGCGTCGATGCAGGCGATCCCGTCGTCGCTCTACGAGGCGGCCACGCTGGACGGCGCGAGCGGGCGCCAGCAGTTCTGGCGGATCACGGTGCCGCTGCTGCGGCCGCAGATCATCTTCTCGACGATCATCGCGACCACCGGCAACATGCGCCTGCTCGCCGAGCCGCTGCTGTTCAACCCCGGTGCGGCCGCCGCGACCGGTGGCTCGGACCGGCAGTTCCAGACCGCCGCGCTGTACCTGTACGAGCAGGGCTTCACCAACTACGACTTCGGCTACAGCTCGGCGATCGCGGTCGTGCTGGCCATCGCCACGGTCATCGTCGCCGGTCTCGGTTACCTGGTGACCAAACGGATCCGGACGGAGTGACCATGACCGCGTTGCTGGAGCGGCCCGCGCCGGTGAAACCCGCCGGGCCCTCGTCGAGGGCGCGCAGGCTCGCCAGGCGGGTCGCCGGGCCGTGGACCTACGCCGCGCTGATCGCGATCCTGGCCGGTTCCGCCTTCCCGGTGTACTGGTCGTTCGTGGTGTCCTCGCAGACACCGGACGCGATCGACAGCGTGCCACCGGTGCTCGTGCCCGGCGGCCACCTGTTCGAGAACATCGCCCGCGTCTTCGACACCACCGACTTCGCGCTCGCGATGATGAACTCGATCATCGTCGCCGGCACGGTCACGGTGTCGGTGGTGCTGTTCTCCACCCTGGCCGGGTTCGCGTTCGCCAAGCTGAAGTTCCGCGGCCGCAACGTGTTGCTGCTGCTCATCATCGCCACCCAGGCGATCCCGACCGAGCTCGGCATCATCCCGCTGTACATGATGATGGCCGAGTTCGGCTGGGCGGGCGAGATCCACGCGGTGATCGTGCCGGGCCTGGTGACCGCGTTCGGCGTGTTCTTCATGCGCCAGTACTTCGAGCGCGCGATCCCGAACGAGCTGCTGGAGGCGGGCCGGATGGACGGCTGCCACTCGTTGCGGCTGTTCTGGCACGTCGCACTGCCCGCGGCCCGTCCGGCGGCGGCGGTGCTCGGGTTGTTCACGTTCATGCAGGCGTGGAACGACTTCTTCTGGCCGCTCGTGGTGCTGGTGCCGGAGAACCCGACGGTGCAGACCGCTCTGTCCACTTTGGCCAGTGGCTACACCACGGACTACACGCTGGTGCTGACCGCCGCGACCATCGGCACCGTGCCCGTGCTCGTCGTGTTCCTGTTGTTCGGCCGCCAGATCGTCGGCGGCATCATGTCGGGCGCCGTCAAGGGCTGACCCCTCGCAGAGGAGTAGTAGTGAACTTTCCGGCCGGCTTCCGCTGGGGTGTGGCGACCTCGGCCTACCAGATCGAAGGGGCGGCGGGCCTCGACGGCCGCGGACCGTCCATCTGGGACACGTTCGCGGCGGTGCCCGGTGCCGTCGCGAACGGTGACACCGGTGAGGTGGCCGCCGACCACTACCACCGGTGGGCCGACGACCTGCGCCTGCTGACCGACCTCGGTGTCGACTCCTACCGGTTCTCGGTGTCGTGGTCGCGGATCATGCCGGAGGGCCGGGGGCGGGTCGAGCAGCGCGGTCTCGACTTCTACCGCCGGCTCGTCGAGGCGTTGCGGGACAACGGCATCGAGCCGTTCCTCACGCTGTACCACTGGGACCTGCCGCAGGCGCTGGAGGACACCGGCGGCTGGCGTGAACGCGACACGGCCCTCCGGTTCGCCGACTACGCCGCGACCGTGCACGACGCGCTCGCGGACGTGGTCAGCAAGTGGACCACGTTGAACGAGCCGTACTGCTCGTCGATCGTGGGCTACGGCGAGGGCCGGCACGCTCCCGGTGCCCGCGAGGGTCACGGCGCCCTGGCCGCCGCCCACCACCTGCTGCTCGGCCACGGCCTGGCGGTGCGGGCGATGCGCGCCAACGGCGTGCCCGGCCAGGAGTTCGGGATCGTGCTCAACCAGTCCCCCACCGTGCCGGTGACCGGCTCCCCCGCCGACGTCGCCGCGGCGACCCGGCAGGACGTGCTGCTGCGCCGGCAGTTCACCGACCCGGTGTTCGGCGGCGAGTACCCCGCCGAGATGACGTCGATGTTCGGCGCGATCACGGACTTCTCGTTCCGCCACGACGAAGACCTGTCGATCATCGGCCAGCCGCTGGACTACGTCGGCCTGAACTACTACTACCGGCTGCACGTCGCCGACGCCCCGCACCGCGAGCCCGACCCGGCCAAGCGCACCGCGCATGACATCGGCGTCGACACCACCCAGCTGCCGGACGTGCCGCGCACCGGCATGGGCTGGCCGGTCGAGGCCGTCGGCATCACCACCGCGCTCGCCGACCTCAAGGCCCGCCACCCCGAGCTGCCGCCGATCTACGTCACCGAGAACGGCTGCGTGTACCCCGACCGCGAAGGGTTCGAGGACACCGAGCGGATCAGCTACCTGGAGAGCCACATCGCCGCCGCCCTCGCCGCGGACGTGGACCTGCGCGGGTACTTCTGCTGGTCGCTGCTCGACAACTTCGAGTGGGCGCACGGGTACAAGCACCGGTTCGGCCTGGTCCACGTCGACTACGCCACGCAGGAGCGCACCCCGCGGGCCAGCTACCACTGGTACCGGAAGTTCATCGAGGCGGCGCGGGGGTAGGCGCTGTCCTGCACGTCCGCTCGACGGGAGTCACAGGCGGGAGTGGCTCACATGGTGCCGCCGGAGCGCCCGTACCGGGTGGTCCGGCGGTCCCTGGCAGGCCGACGCGCGGTCACCGGCGCAGGCCTGCCGCGTTCGTGCAGCAGGCCCAGAACGCGACGACGTCGGCGTGCTCGTCGCCGGTGCCGGGCAGGTAGTGCGTCGGCCGTTCGCGCCGGTCGTGCCAGAACCGGCCGGTGCGCGGGGCCGGGGTGGTCGCGGCCAGCCAGACCGCGGTGTCGGCACCTTGCTCGGCCGTGCGCAGCAACGGCCTGGTGAGCCGGTGGAAGCCGGGCAGCGACCCGGCGGCACCCGGTGTGTCGGCCCAGCCGGGGTGCATGGCGTGCACCCCGATGCCCTCGGCCGCGTACCGCCGCGCCAGCAGGGGCACGAGCGCGACCTGCATGCGTTTGGTGCGGGCGTACGCGGTCGCGCCGCGGTACTCGCCGTCGCGGTACTCGGGGTCGTCGGCCCGCAGCCGCTGCGTGTACATGCCTCCCGACGACACGAACACGACCCGCGCGTCCGGGGAGGCGGCGAGCAGCGAGCGCAGCAGGTCGGTGAGCAGCAACGGGCCGAGCACGTGCGTGGCGAACGTCAGCTCGTGGCCGTCGTCGCTGGTCGTCCGCCGGGCCGGCAGGGTGCCCGCGTTGTGCACCAGGACGTCGATCCGTTCGAACTCGGTCAGCAGCTCGCTCGCGAACCGGCGCACCGAGGCGAAGCTCGACACGTCGCAGTACCGGACGAACACCACCGCGCCGGGCACGGAGGCGACGATCTCGTCCCGCGCGGCCCGGCTCCCGGCCTCGTCGCGGACGGCGAGCACGACCGCGCAGCCGAGGCGGGCAAGACCCAGCGCGGTGGCCTTGCCCAGCCCCGAACCGGCACCGGTCACGACGGCGAGCCCGCCCCGCAGCACGCCCGGCTCCGGGTCGTCCGCCGGCCAGGACCTGCGACGCAGCCGGAAACCCCACCGCGAGTAGCCGGGGACCACGAGCCGGTCCATCACGACGTCGAGCACCGGCGCCACCTCCCGCAGGAGGTTCGGTTCAGCGGGCCGATCCGGTTCAGCCGAAGCGCAACGGTGTGCGCGCGGGTTCGGCGAGCACCCGCGACGCCAGCCAGGCCAGCCCGTCCGCCGTGGCCGCCGGGGTGCCGGTCGGCTGGACGACGTGGCTGAGCACCGTGCGGGTGACGACGTCGATGACCACGCCGACCTGCTCGCTCGTCAACGCCGGGCGGTAGGCCTCGACGCGGTCGGCGAGCATCTTCTCCACCTCGGTCAGCAGCGTCTCGGCCCTGGTGGTCAGCAACGGCACCAGCTCGGTGTCGGCGCCGTGCGTGGCGGACGCGATCGCCCTGACCAGCAGGTTGTTCCCGGCCATCTCCAGCACGTCGCGCACGGCGTCGTGGATCGCCTCGACGAGGTCCTCGGGGTGCCGGTCGAAGGCGGCGCGGATCGCGGCGAGGAACCGGTCGAGCTCGTGCGCGAGCATCGCGTCGGCCAGCGCGTTCTTCGACCCGACCTCGTTGTAGACGGTCTGGCGGCTGACGCCGACCTGCTCGGCGAGCCGCGCCATGGTGACCGCGGCCCAGCCACCCCGCGCGGTCATCTCGACCGCCGCCTCGATGATCGGCCGCCGGTGCTGACCTGCTCCTGGCTGACCCATACGTTCGATCCTAGGCGCTGGTCACCCGTCCCGGCGCCACAAAGTCGATCTTCTCCCGCACCCCGCAGTCCGGGCAGCACCACGAGTCCGGGATCGCCGACCACGACGTTCCGGCCGGGAAGCCCTCGCGCGGATCACCGGTCCTCTCGTCGTAGACGTACCCGCACCCCGGACACATCCCGCCCGCCGTCGCGTCACCACGGCTGTCCTCCGCGAGGACCTCGGAGTGGTCGGTCCCGCCGTACTTCGCGAGCACCTTCGCCCGCTTGCCCGGCTGGATGTTGGCCAGGCCGATGTCACCACCGAAGTGGTCGCGCACCCGCGGGTCCATCACCCGGCGCCACCACGGCGGCACCAGCGCCAGCAGGATCATGCCCGCGTACCCCGTCGGCAGCACCGGTGACTCGGCGAAGTCGCGCAGCGTCTGGTAGCGGCGGGTCGGGTTGGCGTGGTGGTCGCTGTGCCGTTGCAGGTGGTAGAGCAGGACGTTGGTGGCGATGTTGTTGGAGTTCCAGCTGTGGCTGGGGTCCACGCGTTCGTAGCGGCGCCGGCCGGGCGCGCCGACCTGCTGGCGCAGCATCCCGTAGTGCTCCATGTAGTTGACGACCTCGAGCAGCGAGAAGCCGATCACCGCCTGCACGACGAGGTACGGCAGGATGCCGACGCCGAGCCACGCGATCATCGCGCCCCACAGCACCAACGACATCAGCCACGCGTTCAGCACGTCGTTGCCGATCCGGAACGGGTGCCGGTCGCGGCGGGCGTAGCGCTTGCGTTCCAGCCGCCACGCCGACCTGAGCGAGCCGAGGACGGTGCGCGGCCAGAACCGGTAGAAGCTCTCCCCCACCCGGCTGCTCGCCGGGTCCTCCGGGGTGGCGACGCGGACGTGGTGGCCGCGGTTGTGCTCGATGTAGAAGTGCCCGTAGAAGCTCTGCGCCAGCGCGATCTTCGACAGCCACCGCTCGTGGCTCTCCTTCTTGTGCCCCAGCTCGTGCGCGGTGTTGATGCCGATGCCGCCGATGCACCCGATCGACACCGCGAGCCCGATCTTGTCCACCACGGCCAGGTCGCCGCGCGCGATCAGCCAGAACGCGACGACGAACCCCAGGTACTGGATCGGCAGGTACAGGTAGGTGATCCAGCGGTAGTAGCGGTCCTGCTCCAGCCGTTCGAGCACGTCGTCCGGCGGGTTGCTGCGGTCGAGCCCGGCGAGGAGGTCGATGGCGGGCACGACCACGAGGATCACCACCGGGCCGATCCAGAACCACCCGCCCCAGCCGGTGAACGCGTGCAGGCCGATCGCCAGGAACGCCAGCGACGGCACGACCAGGCCGAGCAACCACAGGTAGCGCTTGCCGTCGGTCCACTGCTCGGTCGACCCGGCGGGAACCGTCGCGTTCTTGTCGCCCATGTCACACTCCTCAGGAGGTTGACAGCAAGATAGGACTTGTAAACCTGGTTTGACAAGAGCCGTCGATTTGTAAAGCCGGTTACGTTCGGCGCCGATGCAGCGATCTTGTGGGGGAAGGAGGGCGTCGTGGCGAAGTCGCTGAAGTCGCGGACAGGCCGGGTCGTGGCCGGGTTCGTGCTGGCGGGAGCGGTCATCGGACTGGTGGTCGTGCTCCAGTCGTCGGCCGAGCAGAGGTCGTGGGCCAGCACCGAGGCCACCGTGCAGGAACGGCTGAAGTCGGGCAAGAGCGCCTCGGTCAAGGTCGAGTACGCGCTGCCGGACGGGTCGAAGCAGGTCATGACCCTGTCGGAGAACGGGTCCAAGCACGAGGCCGGCTCGCGCGTGACCGTGCGCTACGACCTGGAGAACGGCCGGGTCGTCGACGCCGCGCTGGCCGACAACGACCAGGTGTTCTGGGTGCTGGGCGTCATGCTGGGCGTGGTCGCCCTGGGGGCGTTGGGCGCGAACCTCATCGCGTGGACGCCGCGACGCTCGGACTAGCGGGTCTGTCGCCTGGACAGCCGGCTTCGTCGAACGACGAACGTTTTAGTTCGGCAAAATCTTGACGACCGTCACCGATCTGAATACCTTCGGGCACTCCCTGACCGGAGGTCGACGATGACCCTTCGCAAGATCCTCGCCACGCTCACCGGCACCCTGCTCGCCGGCACCCTGCTCGCCGGCACCCTGCTCACCCCACCGGCGTCCGCCGCGACACTGGTGGAGGTGACCGGGTTCGGTGAGAACCCCGGCGG from Lentzea guizhouensis harbors:
- a CDS encoding alpha-amylase — encoded protein: MQSLAAPPGNKDVTVTLFQWPFARVASECTNVLGPKGYGYVEVSPATEHVQGPQWWTSYQPVSYRIAGRLGDENAFRNMISTCHNAGVKVIADAVINHMSAGSGTGTGGTSYSKYNYPGVYSDWDFHPCRSPINNYQDRYNVQNCELVGLSDLDTGSDYVRGAIAGYLNRLIAMGVDGFRIDAAKHIAAADMSAIKSRLTNPNVFWVHEVIYGAGEAVQPGEYTGSGDVDEFRYAYDLKRIFTNENLAYLRTFGQSWGFLPSGQARPFVDNWDTERNGSTLTYKDNSTYTLANVFMLAWNYGAPQVYSGYEFSDKDAGPPGNSVCYSGWKCQHAWTQIANMVAFRNTVAGTDVNNWWDNGYDTIAFGRGNRGYVAINRETFPVTRTFQTALPAGSYCNVQENGCVRVNVDSNGRFTHTLGAGTALALHVNAR
- a CDS encoding LacI family DNA-binding transcriptional regulator; the protein is MATGREIAQLCGVSVATVSRVFNQPETVNEDTRERVLRVARELGYQPNESARALSTKQSTMIGLVWDTDHRRPGWRHPYLQDLLIGLKSALSAHGYHLLMLATSGDAREVGASLADPVGYVNMTRRHHLGGLVLIDSGSDAEAFEAFAQSGVPCVALDVAVDGPKATYVTSDNAGGARMATGHLAGLGHTRIATITGPPGNQPSQARVSGYRAALQDAGLPWRDEYVVAGDFYRASGTAAMKRLLALDEPPTAVFAASDEMAVGAVLAARAAGLRVPHDLALVGFDDIEIAALVEPALTTVAQDKPGFGVAAAKAIMAMVTGAGREEPVVLPTKLVVRDSCGS
- a CDS encoding extracellular solute-binding protein; the protein is MRPKALAIGCAVLATAVVLSGCGSSTAGGGKTKLTIGLFGNFGYAELLKEYAAVHPDVEITDRTASYSDHHKNLAAHLATSSGSADIEAVDTGYINQFKATPDKFVDLNTKGGDQLKDRWLPWKWEGSLSKDGKQIGYGTDVGGLAICYRRDLLQNAGLPADRDQVAAMWPTWKDFMAAGKKFQKKAPEGVKWFDGGPTVLNAIVGQASVGYYDKSDKIVVGENKEVKDAWDLVVDGVNSGLSSKLLFSTPVWNTGFKQGQFATVTCPAWQMAKIKDQAGPEAAGKWDVTSVPGGGGNWGGSYLTVPKSGKNIDKAVELAAWLTAPEQQAKVFKSAGLLPSIPKLYEDPSIVDYKNPYFNDAPIGKLFTDAAKKLNPQYQGPKAGDIQTAIGNAMQRVEQGKQNGEDSWRQFVGDVQK
- a CDS encoding carbohydrate ABC transporter permease, which gives rise to MDKTARRHRWDTKFAPYGYVAPYFLIFGVFGLFPLLYTIWVSMQHRNLLDEGGAYVVWFDNYGKLLADPYFWNAMGNTLSLWLLTTVPQILFALFIAQLLNRKVRTRTLFRMGVILPNITSVAAVTIIFAQLFGRDFGLFNWVLGLFGAGQIDWQAGTATSHIAIAVMVVWRWTGYHALIFLASMQAIPSSLYEAATLDGASGRQQFWRITVPLLRPQIIFSTIIATTGNMRLLAEPLLFNPGAAAATGGSDRQFQTAALYLYEQGFTNYDFGYSSAIAVVLAIATVIVAGLGYLVTKRIRTE
- a CDS encoding carbohydrate ABC transporter permease — encoded protein: MTALLERPAPVKPAGPSSRARRLARRVAGPWTYAALIAILAGSAFPVYWSFVVSSQTPDAIDSVPPVLVPGGHLFENIARVFDTTDFALAMMNSIIVAGTVTVSVVLFSTLAGFAFAKLKFRGRNVLLLLIIATQAIPTELGIIPLYMMMAEFGWAGEIHAVIVPGLVTAFGVFFMRQYFERAIPNELLEAGRMDGCHSLRLFWHVALPAARPAAAVLGLFTFMQAWNDFFWPLVVLVPENPTVQTALSTLASGYTTDYTLVLTAATIGTVPVLVVFLLFGRQIVGGIMSGAVKG
- a CDS encoding GH1 family beta-glucosidase; protein product: MNFPAGFRWGVATSAYQIEGAAGLDGRGPSIWDTFAAVPGAVANGDTGEVAADHYHRWADDLRLLTDLGVDSYRFSVSWSRIMPEGRGRVEQRGLDFYRRLVEALRDNGIEPFLTLYHWDLPQALEDTGGWRERDTALRFADYAATVHDALADVVSKWTTLNEPYCSSIVGYGEGRHAPGAREGHGALAAAHHLLLGHGLAVRAMRANGVPGQEFGIVLNQSPTVPVTGSPADVAAATRQDVLLRRQFTDPVFGGEYPAEMTSMFGAITDFSFRHDEDLSIIGQPLDYVGLNYYYRLHVADAPHREPDPAKRTAHDIGVDTTQLPDVPRTGMGWPVEAVGITTALADLKARHPELPPIYVTENGCVYPDREGFEDTERISYLESHIAAALAADVDLRGYFCWSLLDNFEWAHGYKHRFGLVHVDYATQERTPRASYHWYRKFIEAARG
- a CDS encoding SDR family NAD(P)-dependent oxidoreductase, with protein sequence MLDVVMDRLVVPGYSRWGFRLRRRSWPADDPEPGVLRGGLAVVTGAGSGLGKATALGLARLGCAVVLAVRDEAGSRAARDEIVASVPGAVVFVRYCDVSSFASVRRFASELLTEFERIDVLVHNAGTLPARRTTSDDGHELTFATHVLGPLLLTDLLRSLLAASPDARVVFVSSGGMYTQRLRADDPEYRDGEYRGATAYARTKRMQVALVPLLARRYAAEGIGVHAMHPGWADTPGAAGSLPGFHRLTRPLLRTAEQGADTAVWLAATTPAPRTGRFWHDRRERPTHYLPGTGDEHADVVAFWACCTNAAGLRR
- a CDS encoding TetR/AcrR family transcriptional regulator, with the protein product MGQPGAGQHRRPIIEAAVEMTARGGWAAVTMARLAEQVGVSRQTVYNEVGSKNALADAMLAHELDRFLAAIRAAFDRHPEDLVEAIHDAVRDVLEMAGNNLLVRAIASATHGADTELVPLLTTRAETLLTEVEKMLADRVEAYRPALTSEQVGVVIDVVTRTVLSHVVQPTGTPAATADGLAWLASRVLAEPARTPLRFG
- a CDS encoding fatty acid desaturase gives rise to the protein MGDKNATVPAGSTEQWTDGKRYLWLLGLVVPSLAFLAIGLHAFTGWGGWFWIGPVVILVVVPAIDLLAGLDRSNPPDDVLERLEQDRYYRWITYLYLPIQYLGFVVAFWLIARGDLAVVDKIGLAVSIGCIGGIGINTAHELGHKKESHERWLSKIALAQSFYGHFYIEHNRGHHVRVATPEDPASSRVGESFYRFWPRTVLGSLRSAWRLERKRYARRDRHPFRIGNDVLNAWLMSLVLWGAMIAWLGVGILPYLVVQAVIGFSLLEVVNYMEHYGMLRQQVGAPGRRRYERVDPSHSWNSNNIATNVLLYHLQRHSDHHANPTRRYQTLRDFAESPVLPTGYAGMILLALVPPWWRRVMDPRVRDHFGGDIGLANIQPGKRAKVLAKYGGTDHSEVLAEDSRGDATAGGMCPGCGYVYDERTGDPREGFPAGTSWSAIPDSWCCPDCGVREKIDFVAPGRVTSA
- a CDS encoding DUF3592 domain-containing protein, which translates into the protein MAKSLKSRTGRVVAGFVLAGAVIGLVVVLQSSAEQRSWASTEATVQERLKSGKSASVKVEYALPDGSKQVMTLSENGSKHEAGSRVTVRYDLENGRVVDAALADNDQVFWVLGVMLGVVALGALGANLIAWTPRRSD